In Silene latifolia isolate original U9 population chromosome X, ASM4854445v1, whole genome shotgun sequence, the following proteins share a genomic window:
- the LOC141620730 gene encoding uncharacterized protein LOC141620730: MPGEEKSENQKSSLHPVYTVTNIQNKVRVLDGVKVSYSLWVDLFTLHARGYKVLHHIDGTAPPAKSDSLYDSWTEVDAIVLQWIYGTLSDDLLPRVLKRDSTAREAWTRVENIFLNNKGARAASLEHEFVNIKLGKFPNFDSYCQRLKDLSVMSMSVAPSRINDWSCNWYAVSQGV, from the coding sequence ATGCCCGGAGAAGAGAAATCTGAAAACCAAAAGTCCTCCCTTCACCCCGTCTACACGGTTACCAACATCCAGAATAAGGTCCGTGTCCTCGACGGCGTCAAAGTCTCCTACTCGTTGTGGGTAGACTTATTCACCCTTCATGCTCGCGGCTACAAGGTTCTGCATCACATTGACGGTACCGCTCCTCCGGCTAAGTCGGACTCGTTGTATGACTCTTGGACGGAGGTTGACGCCATTGTTCTACAATGGATATATGGCACATTGTCAGACGATCTTCTTCCCCGTGTTCTCAAGCGTGACTCCACAGCTCGTGAAGCATGGACTCGAGTCGAGAATATCTTTCTCAACAACAAGGGCGCCCGCGCTGCTAGCCTCGAACATGAATTCGTCAATATCAAACTCGGTAAATTTCCTAATTTCGATTCTTATTGTCAACGACTTAAGGACTTATCTGTTATGTCGATGTCGGTTGCGCCGTCACGGATCAACGATTGGTCTTGCAATTGGTACGCGGTCTCCCAAGGAGTATGA